From a single Glycine soja cultivar W05 chromosome 19, ASM419377v2, whole genome shotgun sequence genomic region:
- the LOC114398314 gene encoding uncharacterized protein LOC114398314 produces MGRGRGKGKKQSVIAEDPGSGEEDKVPAYRRRGRPVKLLTDEIEEVEVTEIIEKDEENVKGNGSTNDLKTQAITVNKRKRKRSTQVKEKIDPLKEDNGILAKPGPDDSIKSTGFRQNRSRRKNKPRRAAEAGVDCK; encoded by the coding sequence ATGGGCAGAGGCAGAGGAAAAGGGAAGAAACAATCTGTAATTGCTGAGGATCCTGGAAGTGGTGAAGAGGATAAAGTTCCAGCTtatagaagaagaggaagaccGGTGAAGCTACTAACAGATGAAATTGAAGAAGTGGAAGTAACTGAAATAATTGAGAAAGATGAGGAGAATGTGAAAGGCAATGGTTCTACCAATGATTTGAAAACTCAGGCTATCAcagtaaataaaagaaaaaggaagagatcTACACAGGTTAAAGAGAAGATAGATCCCTTGAAAGAGGACAATGGCATCCTAGCAAAGCCAGGCCCTGATGATTCAATAAAGTCTACTGGATTCCGACAGAACAGGAGCCGGCGTAAGAACAAGCCTCGTCGTGCTGCTGAAGCCGGGGTAGATTGCAAGTGA